In a genomic window of Tissierella sp. Yu-01:
- a CDS encoding class I SAM-dependent methyltransferase, with protein sequence MNKIEQWYDEKYDEWDRLERHKIEFDITKRYLDEYITGENLEIFDIGGGPGRYALYLAEKRHKVSLLDLSKRNIEVAKEKSVEKGIILEDYIHGNALELDEYEQKYEVILLMGPLYHLVDERDRKACIEGALKLLKSNGIIVASFISNYAPIQNYLKNLYPINSVDELLVFLDDGISDDYKGFTQAYFTDPKEAKQLMNSFGLQEIIFAGVENILNPKEKEINMLEEEEYNNWLDICYRLSKDSNLIGTSEHFLYIGRK encoded by the coding sequence ATGAACAAGATAGAGCAATGGTATGACGAAAAATATGATGAGTGGGATAGACTAGAAAGGCATAAAATTGAATTTGACATAACTAAAAGATATTTAGATGAATATATAACAGGTGAAAACTTAGAAATATTTGATATAGGAGGAGGCCCTGGTAGATATGCTCTATACTTGGCTGAAAAGAGACATAAGGTTTCCTTATTAGATTTATCAAAAAGAAATATTGAGGTAGCAAAAGAGAAGTCAGTAGAAAAAGGTATAATATTAGAAGACTATATACACGGAAATGCTTTAGAACTAGATGAGTATGAACAAAAATATGAAGTCATACTATTAATGGGTCCCTTATACCATTTAGTAGATGAAAGGGATAGAAAAGCTTGTATCGAAGGAGCATTAAAGCTATTAAAATCTAATGGCATTATAGTTGCTTCATTCATATCAAATTATGCACCTATACAAAACTACTTAAAGAACTTATATCCAATTAATTCTGTTGATGAATTACTTGTGTTTTTAGATGATGGAATAAGTGATGACTACAAGGGATTCACACAAGCATATTTTACTGACCCAAAGGAAGCAAAACAATTAATGAATAGTTTTGGATTACAAGAAATAATATTTGCAGGTGTTGAGAATATACTTAATCCTAAAGAGAAAGAAATCAATATGTTAGAAGAAGAAGAGTATAATAATTGGTTGGATATTTGTTATAGACTAAGTAAAGATAGCAATTTAATTGGAACTAGTGAACACTTTTTATATATCGGACGTAAATAA
- a CDS encoding GNAT family N-acetyltransferase, with the protein MRIESINQYNIEVASVIFSESWQYSHKEIVTEEFSLSFTPERQKNKLKQHTQRGHNCFIGFDNQKAVGILILDYDANEIVSIYISPDSLHQGFGSQLITFALSELDYETEIKLIVMNANKYARKFYEKNGFEFNGKTKILSIEKGLSEMTYLYRGL; encoded by the coding sequence GTGAGAATTGAATCAATAAATCAATATAATATCGAAGTTGCTTCTGTTATATTTTCTGAAAGCTGGCAGTATTCACATAAAGAAATTGTTACAGAAGAATTCAGCTTATCTTTTACTCCTGAACGACAAAAAAACAAGCTAAAACAACATACACAAAGGGGACATAACTGTTTTATTGGTTTTGATAATCAAAAGGCTGTGGGAATACTCATTCTTGATTATGATGCTAATGAAATAGTTTCTATTTATATTTCCCCTGATTCACTTCATCAAGGTTTTGGTAGTCAATTGATTACTTTCGCTTTAAGTGAGCTTGATTATGAAACAGAAATAAAATTGATTGTGATGAATGCAAACAAATATGCTAGGAAGTTTTATGAAAAAAATGGATTTGAATTTAATGGGAAAACAAAAATACTATCTATAGAAAAAGGATTAAGTGAAATGACCTATTTGTATAGGGGATTATAG
- a CDS encoding SprT family zinc-dependent metalloprotease gives MKVDFGDFTIDCEVQYGKRKKLLISIDSVGYVTVKAPNNTSEEVITNVIKKYKKEIKSRLDLIEKESDKSDYRLYENEGKFLYLGKEVPLSELIDIDGLNEEGLKEKLKKFYFSSCKSIVNERVKFYQRQIGIKPKVIEVNDSKTKWGECTSDKIITFNYRLIMAPIEIIDYVVVHEMCHLHHMNHDRSFGGK, from the coding sequence ATGAAAGTTGATTTTGGAGATTTTACAATAGATTGTGAAGTTCAATATGGTAAGCGTAAAAAACTATTAATCAGTATAGATTCTGTTGGTTATGTTACTGTAAAGGCGCCTAACAATACTAGTGAAGAAGTAATCACGAATGTTATAAAGAAATATAAGAAGGAAATTAAATCAAGATTAGATCTTATTGAAAAAGAGAGTGACAAGAGTGATTATAGGTTATATGAAAATGAAGGGAAATTTCTATACTTAGGAAAGGAAGTACCTCTTAGTGAATTAATAGATATAGATGGTTTAAATGAAGAAGGACTTAAAGAAAAGTTGAAAAAGTTTTATTTTTCAAGTTGTAAGTCTATAGTTAATGAACGTGTCAAGTTTTATCAACGTCAAATAGGAATCAAGCCTAAGGTTATAGAAGTAAATGATTCCAAGACTAAATGGGGGGAGTGTACCTCAGATAAGATTATCACTTTTAATTACAGATTGATAATGGCTCCTATAGAAATAATTGATTATGTAGTAGTTCATGAAATGTGTCATCTACACCATATGAACCATGACAGATCTTTTGGAGGAAAGTAG
- a CDS encoding oligosaccharide flippase family protein produces the protein MRKNRFIYGSIIMLIMNVFIRLIGISYDVLLSRLLGAEALGLFEIALSTLMLFIIIINSGISTSITKLVAEHNSNNRSTNNIFKDALFLNMIMSILLGIIVIFFSAYIASYTFKNEDMIIAVYLLIPAIIIIAISSVYKAYFYGLKNIIVPSIGEIIEALAKFIFVMIIFQLLPPNNSVIGATIAILGISLGEFFNVLWYLYSKKKLNEKTPYKEYIEGTKTFLHKLIFMSLPLTLSGLLNAIIRFFNMILIPNKLIIAGYSSSEAMATIGRIMGMTMTLIGLPFIVTNALVVNLIPSLTEQMVHKKYREIRADIQLSLKVTLLVSIPLALIYIILSKPIAIFLYNDIIVAEYIKIMGLATILLGLQHNLAGILYGINKQNSATFNRLIGMIIQILLIYTLVGNPMFGPYGIFISYYGSFIVVMTLDAMVLKKLIKLDFNYIDILGKPLLASAFMIILVYITNYDLGNLQNTSPLLFLLSLAIGALAYIFVLTLTRAIPKNLFKKLLRN, from the coding sequence TTGCGAAAAAATAGATTTATATATGGTTCTATAATCATGTTAATTATGAATGTTTTTATTCGTTTAATAGGTATTTCATATGATGTATTATTGTCTCGGCTTCTTGGTGCAGAAGCACTTGGATTATTTGAAATAGCATTATCTACTTTGATGTTATTTATAATCATTATAAATTCAGGAATATCTACATCTATAACTAAGTTAGTCGCTGAACATAATTCTAACAATAGATCAACAAATAATATTTTCAAAGATGCTCTATTCTTAAATATGATAATGTCTATCTTATTGGGTATTATAGTTATATTCTTTTCCGCTTATATAGCTTCATACACTTTTAAAAATGAAGATATGATAATAGCCGTTTACTTATTGATTCCAGCCATTATTATAATTGCAATAAGTTCTGTATATAAGGCGTATTTCTATGGTTTGAAGAATATCATAGTTCCAAGTATAGGTGAGATTATTGAAGCTTTAGCAAAATTTATCTTTGTAATGATTATCTTTCAATTGCTCCCTCCCAATAACTCAGTAATCGGCGCAACCATAGCTATCTTAGGCATAAGTTTAGGAGAGTTTTTTAATGTATTGTGGTATTTATATTCCAAGAAGAAATTAAACGAAAAGACACCTTATAAAGAATATATAGAGGGTACTAAAACATTTTTACACAAATTGATTTTTATGTCCTTGCCTTTAACTCTATCAGGTTTATTAAATGCGATTATTAGATTTTTCAATATGATACTAATACCAAACAAACTAATAATAGCTGGGTATTCAAGTAGTGAAGCAATGGCTACCATAGGAAGAATTATGGGAATGACTATGACTTTAATAGGACTTCCATTCATAGTGACTAATGCATTAGTTGTAAATCTAATTCCAAGCTTGACAGAGCAGATGGTTCATAAGAAGTATAGAGAAATTAGAGCTGATATCCAGTTGTCTCTAAAGGTAACCTTACTAGTATCTATTCCCTTGGCTTTAATATATATCATCCTATCTAAACCAATAGCAATATTTTTATATAATGATATCATCGTTGCTGAATATATTAAGATAATGGGCTTAGCCACTATATTATTAGGGCTGCAGCACAATCTAGCAGGTATATTGTATGGAATCAATAAACAAAATTCCGCTACATTTAATAGACTTATAGGAATGATCATACAAATTCTCTTAATTTATACCTTAGTTGGAAATCCAATGTTTGGACCTTATGGAATCTTTATTTCCTATTATGGTTCTTTCATTGTTGTTATGACGTTAGATGCTATGGTGCTAAAGAAATTAATTAAACTTGATTTTAATTATATTGATATCTTAGGTAAGCCACTTCTTGCTTCTGCTTTTATGATCATTTTAGTATACATCACAAATTATGATTTAGGAAATTTGCAAAATACAAGTCCACTATTATTTCTTCTTAGTTTAGCTATAGGTGCACTTGCATATATTTTTGTTCTCACTTTGACTAGGGCAATTCCTAAGAATTTATTTAAGAAACTATTAAGAAATTAA
- a CDS encoding [Fe-Fe] hydrogenase large subunit C-terminal domain-containing protein — MKAKYSDLFKEIVKSYYEGEFEEKVQSLLEDPSVKKNELANVISTLCGVQLDLTDNYITDLKRAIESYKAGHKVVNKVKVCSMDCMNDDGETICQRSCPFDAIFIDEETKTSSIDGDKCTDCGFCVEACPTDSILDKVEFVPFIDLLKDKAPVIAAIAPAITGQFGDDVSIYKLRSAFKTMGFAEMVEVAFFADILTLKEAVEFDRFIQDKDDFMISSCCCPMWVGMLKRVYNDLIKYVSPSVSPMVAAGRVIKILNPNSKVVFIGPCVAKKAEAKERDLLGDIDYVLTFAELKDIFEALELDPRKMSDDFSAEYASRGGRLYARTGGVSVAVSEAIERIYPEKYKMLTTAHADGIKECKKMLSDIKEGNIHANFIEGMGCIGGCVGGPKALIPKDDGRDRVNEFAANSEIKVAVDSEVMIKVLNKLGIDAENNFKKKHRIGSFEREFLD, encoded by the coding sequence TTGAAGGCTAAATATAGTGACTTATTTAAAGAAATTGTTAAATCATATTATGAAGGTGAGTTTGAGGAGAAAGTTCAAAGTTTATTAGAGGATCCATCAGTGAAAAAGAATGAGCTAGCAAATGTTATATCAACACTTTGTGGGGTACAACTTGATTTAACAGATAATTATATAACTGATTTAAAAAGAGCAATCGAGTCCTATAAAGCTGGCCATAAGGTGGTAAATAAAGTTAAAGTTTGTTCGATGGATTGTATGAATGATGATGGAGAGACGATTTGTCAACGTTCATGTCCATTTGATGCAATATTTATTGATGAAGAAACGAAGACTTCATCAATTGATGGGGATAAATGTACCGATTGTGGATTTTGTGTTGAGGCATGTCCTACAGACTCCATATTAGACAAGGTAGAGTTTGTACCTTTTATTGATTTGCTTAAAGATAAGGCTCCGGTAATTGCTGCAATAGCACCAGCAATTACCGGACAATTTGGCGACGATGTTTCAATTTATAAGTTAAGAAGTGCATTCAAGACCATGGGATTTGCTGAGATGGTAGAGGTTGCATTTTTTGCTGATATTCTAACTCTGAAGGAAGCCGTAGAATTTGATAGATTTATACAAGATAAAGATGATTTTATGATATCTTCTTGTTGTTGTCCTATGTGGGTTGGAATGCTTAAACGAGTTTACAATGATCTGATAAAGTATGTTTCACCATCTGTATCTCCTATGGTTGCTGCTGGGAGAGTAATAAAAATATTAAATCCAAATAGCAAAGTAGTATTTATTGGACCATGTGTAGCAAAGAAAGCTGAAGCTAAAGAAAGAGACTTACTTGGAGATATAGATTATGTACTTACCTTTGCTGAATTAAAGGATATTTTTGAAGCACTTGAATTAGATCCTAGAAAAATGTCAGATGATTTTTCCGCAGAATATGCCTCTAGGGGTGGAAGATTGTATGCTAGAACCGGTGGAGTATCAGTAGCAGTAAGTGAAGCCATAGAAAGAATCTATCCTGAAAAGTATAAAATGTTAACTACCGCTCATGCCGATGGTATAAAAGAATGTAAGAAAATGCTTTCTGATATTAAGGAAGGCAATATACATGCTAATTTTATAGAAGGTATGGGATGTATTGGAGGTTGTGTAGGAGGTCCTAAGGCATTAATCCCAAAGGACGATGGCAGAGATAGGGTCAATGAATTTGCTGCAAACTCAGAAATAAAGGTAGCGGTCGACAGTGAAGTTATGATTAAAGTACTAAATAAACTAGGAATAGATGCTGAAAATAATTTTAAGAAAAAACATAGGATTGGCAGTTTTGAAAGAGAATTTCTTGATTAG
- the nfsA gene encoding oxygen-insensitive NADPH nitroreductase has product MDKTIELLLNHKSIRKYTDQKISQETIEKIVSCAQMAPSSSHFQAYTIIEVKDFNKRNLLAEWAGGQKWVEDASLVLLFCGDLYRACKYYEDIDKDILSNTEAYTVATVDTALAAQKAFIAAQSLGLGGVCVGGIRNEVEKISKEFGLPYLVFPLFLLCLGYPDDDPEIKPRLPMGIVHKIDFYDESKDDQLMKEYNKTISDYYHKRTKGEEKDRWTERCGKYLMEKPRYNVGDYFRKIGLLKK; this is encoded by the coding sequence ATGGATAAAACTATAGAGTTGTTATTAAATCATAAGTCAATTAGAAAGTACACAGACCAAAAAATATCACAAGAAACTATAGAAAAGATTGTATCTTGTGCACAAATGGCTCCATCTTCTAGTCACTTTCAAGCTTACACTATTATTGAAGTAAAAGATTTTAATAAACGAAATCTTTTAGCAGAATGGGCAGGAGGTCAAAAGTGGGTGGAAGATGCTTCACTTGTTTTGTTATTCTGTGGTGACTTATACAGAGCTTGTAAGTATTATGAAGATATAGATAAGGATATATTAAGTAATACGGAAGCTTATACAGTAGCTACTGTAGATACTGCATTGGCTGCCCAAAAGGCTTTTATAGCTGCACAAAGTTTGGGTTTAGGTGGAGTATGTGTAGGTGGTATAAGAAATGAAGTAGAAAAAATTAGCAAGGAATTCGGGCTTCCTTACTTAGTATTCCCTTTATTTCTCTTATGTTTAGGTTATCCTGACGATGACCCAGAGATTAAGCCAAGATTACCAATGGGTATTGTTCATAAGATTGATTTCTATGATGAATCAAAAGATGATCAATTAATGAAAGAGTATAATAAAACAATAAGTGATTATTATCATAAGAGAACAAAAGGTGAAGAAAAAGATAGATGGACCGAAAGATGTGGTAAGTACTTAATGGAAAAACCAAGATATAATGTTGGAGATTATTTTAGAAAAATAGGGCTTCTTAAAAAGTAA
- a CDS encoding DUF6320 domain-containing protein — protein MKIMIFISIAAVVLSFSINAMFPTTINWPLFLLFGLISMWLCLIVIIQKRYHIPKKIIWQVVIISVLSLFWDWRTGWRGWSLDFVIPIACMSAMLLMYVTAKVLRLSVNDYVTYALIDGVFGIIPLLFIIFDWVNIIYPSVISVALSIITLAAIFIFQGDNIKQELNKRMHI, from the coding sequence ATGAAAATTATGATCTTTATATCTATAGCGGCAGTAGTTTTAAGCTTTTCTATAAATGCTATGTTTCCTACTACTATAAATTGGCCGTTATTTCTACTCTTTGGTCTTATTAGTATGTGGCTTTGTCTTATTGTTATAATACAGAAAAGATATCATATCCCTAAGAAAATAATTTGGCAGGTCGTTATTATTTCTGTACTTTCACTATTTTGGGATTGGAGAACAGGCTGGAGAGGTTGGTCACTGGATTTTGTAATACCTATAGCATGTATGTCTGCTATGCTGCTAATGTATGTTACTGCAAAAGTTCTAAGACTTAGCGTTAATGATTATGTTACATATGCATTAATCGATGGAGTATTTGGTATTATTCCTTTACTTTTTATCATATTTGACTGGGTAAATATAATATATCCATCGGTAATAAGTGTAGCATTGAGTATCATTACCTTAGCTGCTATATTTATATTTCAAGGTGACAATATCAAACAGGAATTAAATAAAAGAATGCATATTTAA
- a CDS encoding alpha/beta hydrolase has product MYPHANSLPKLLIFFHGGGWVTGNIDSYTNVCANMANETGHTVISVDYRLAPENPFPAGVEDCYHVTREIFYHPEIIKYNPEDITLIGDSAGGNLAAVVSLMARDKGDFLPCRQILIYPATNYDHSSSSPFPSVIENGTDYIMTSERIQDYMELYVPNKEDRLSSYVAPILAEDLSNQPKTLIITAEFDPLRDEGEAYGMKLESFGNHVTIYRIKDALHGFLTNPLATTDINIAYEIINKFLRDKDIQVRNIDEKENYQVEKIR; this is encoded by the coding sequence ATTTATCCCCATGCAAATTCCCTTCCAAAGCTATTAATATTCTTCCATGGAGGAGGTTGGGTCACTGGAAATATAGATTCTTATACTAATGTATGTGCTAATATGGCAAATGAAACTGGCCATACAGTAATATCAGTGGATTATAGATTAGCTCCTGAAAATCCATTTCCGGCTGGGGTTGAAGATTGTTATCATGTTACACGTGAAATATTTTATCACCCTGAAATAATAAAGTATAATCCAGAAGATATTACACTAATAGGAGACAGTGCCGGTGGAAATTTAGCAGCAGTTGTATCACTTATGGCTAGAGATAAAGGAGATTTTCTACCTTGTAGACAAATATTAATATATCCAGCTACAAATTATGATCATAGCAGCTCCTCTCCCTTCCCTTCTGTGATTGAAAATGGTACCGACTATATTATGACTTCTGAACGTATTCAGGATTATATGGAACTTTATGTACCTAATAAAGAAGATCGATTAAGCTCTTATGTCGCACCAATTCTTGCGGAGGATTTGTCCAATCAACCAAAAACTTTAATAATTACAGCAGAATTTGATCCTCTTCGAGATGAAGGCGAAGCATATGGTATGAAGCTTGAAAGTTTTGGAAACCATGTTACAATATATAGGATAAAGGATGCACTACATGGATTTCTTACAAATCCATTAGCAACAACAGATATAAACATAGCCTACGAAATTATTAATAAATTTCTAAGAGATAAAGATATACAAGTGAGGAATATAGATGAAAAAGAAAACTATCAAGTGGAAAAAATTAGATAA
- a CDS encoding methyl-accepting chemotaxis protein, whose product MMREYSAEEILDYFEILAPYLNEIFVEDVDVSVIKDNHYTAYVPAKTFDFKVKVGDPIPKGKASEQCIKTGEKVIRKISKEQSAFGIPYIACAYPVKNDNKVIGCVLTTQSVDNQEKIQYISNDLATSAQEFTANMEEIVATTEELANVSSELGHFSNDLTKSIKQTDEIVAFISSVADQTNLLGLNAAIESARVGELGRGFGVVAGEVRKLAVESAESVKDIKTLIDKIQKSIIQINEIIQLVDNTVKSQEVSMQELSNVSLGFATMAGELAEISDYMSKE is encoded by the coding sequence ATGATGAGAGAATATTCAGCTGAAGAAATATTAGATTATTTTGAAATTTTAGCGCCATATCTAAATGAAATATTTGTTGAGGATGTGGATGTATCTGTAATTAAGGATAATCACTACACTGCATATGTTCCTGCAAAGACTTTTGATTTTAAGGTGAAGGTGGGAGATCCTATACCAAAAGGTAAAGCAAGTGAGCAATGTATTAAGACTGGAGAAAAGGTTATACGTAAGATTTCCAAAGAACAATCGGCTTTTGGTATACCTTATATTGCATGTGCATACCCGGTGAAAAATGATAATAAGGTAATTGGTTGTGTACTTACGACTCAGTCTGTAGATAATCAGGAAAAAATACAGTATATCTCAAATGACCTAGCTACATCAGCACAAGAATTTACTGCAAATATGGAAGAGATTGTTGCTACAACTGAGGAACTGGCAAATGTATCTAGTGAATTGGGGCATTTTAGCAATGATTTAACTAAATCGATAAAACAAACAGATGAAATCGTTGCCTTTATCAGTAGCGTAGCCGATCAAACCAATTTATTGGGCTTAAATGCAGCTATAGAGTCTGCTCGAGTAGGTGAATTAGGGAGAGGTTTTGGGGTTGTTGCTGGGGAAGTTAGAAAATTAGCGGTTGAAAGTGCAGAATCAGTTAAAGATATTAAAACTCTAATTGATAAGATACAGAAATCTATTATCCAGATAAATGAAATAATCCAACTAGTTGATAATACTGTAAAATCCCAAGAGGTTTCTATGCAAGAATTGTCAAATGTAAGTTTAGGTTTTGCTACAATGGCAGGGGAGCTGGCAGAAATTTCAGATTATATGTCAAAAGAATAA
- a CDS encoding DUF896 domain-containing protein translates to MKDLLKRINELAQKSKSVGLSEEEKEEQHRLRQGYIQIFRGNFKETLMNVKVVDESGNDITPEKLLKEQNKNKNQGKLLN, encoded by the coding sequence TTGAAAGATTTATTAAAACGCATTAATGAATTGGCCCAAAAATCTAAATCAGTTGGCCTTAGTGAAGAGGAAAAAGAAGAACAGCATAGATTAAGGCAGGGATATATTCAAATATTTAGAGGTAATTTCAAAGAAACTCTTATGAATGTAAAGGTAGTTGATGAATCGGGTAATGATATAACCCCTGAAAAGCTACTTAAAGAACAAAACAAAAATAAAAATCAAGGGAAACTTCTCAACTGA